One region of Streptomyces leeuwenhoekii genomic DNA includes:
- the cydD gene encoding thiol reductant ABC exporter subunit CydD, producing MFHVKPIDPRLLHHARATRLFLIAVVALGAVGAGLVIAQAMLIAEVVVGAFQHGLTAGDLRTPLMLLAAVAVGRALVGWLTELAAHRASAAVKSELRGRLLERATALGPGWLSGQRTGSLVALATRGVDALDDYFSRYLPQLGLAVVVPVAVLAWIVTEDWVSAAIIVGTLPLIPIFMVLIGWATQSRMDRQWRLLSRLSGHFLDVVAGLPTLKVFGRAKAQAESIKRITGEYRRATMRTLRIAFLSSFALELLATLSVALVAVTIGMRLVHGEMDLYVGLVILVLAPEAYLPLRQVGAQYHAAAEGLAAAEEIFSVLETPAPQPGTGPVPPDGSLSFEGVTVRYPGRSADAVSDLTLTVEPGETVALVGPSGAGKSTVLSVLLGFVRPTAGRVRIGGADLSGLDLAQWHARVNWVPQRPHLYAGTIAENVRLARPGADDTAVRRALRDAGALTFVEALPAGMDTVLGEDGAGLSAGQRQRLALARAFLADRPVLLLDEPTAALDGATEAEIVAAVRRLARGRTVLLVAHRPALLELADRVVRLAEPAATDGPRPASWAAPRPIEEPAGAHAEDRATAPGVGQAGAGDASAGGRGGVLARVRAMSAARRGRLGLALLLGSLALGSAVGLMATSGWLISRASQQPPVLYLMVAVTATRAFGIGRAVFRYGERLVSHDAVLRMLADTRVAVYRRLERLAPAGLLHRRRGDLLTRLVADVDALQDYWLRWLLPAAAAVAVSVASAGFTAWLLPEAGAVLAAGLLAAGAGVPLITGAVARRAERRLAPARGVLATRVADLLTGTAELTVAGALPARTADVRRADATLTRITSRAATATALGSGLTALVSGLTVAAAALVAVRAVAEGRLDGLLAAVVVLTPLAAFEAVLGLPLAVQFRQRVRRSAERVHEVLDAPEPVREPERPRQAPATPFPVVLRGLTARHPGQDGDALAGIDLTLARGRRIAVVGPSGSGKTTLAQVLLRFLDPEAGTYTLAGTDARDLDGDEVRRLVGLCAQDAHLFDSSVRENLLLARRDATDADLRDALGRARLLEWADGLPEGLDTLVGEHGARLSGGQRQRLALARALLADFPVLVLDEPAEHLDLPTADALTADLLDATEGRTTLLITHRLAGLAAVDEVVVLDEGRVVQRGTFDELAAAEGPLRTMIEREAAAELLVGAE from the coding sequence ATGTTTCACGTGAAACCCATCGATCCGCGTCTGCTGCACCACGCCCGCGCCACCCGTCTCTTCCTGATCGCGGTCGTCGCCCTGGGCGCTGTCGGCGCCGGGCTGGTCATCGCGCAGGCGATGCTCATCGCCGAGGTGGTGGTGGGCGCCTTCCAGCACGGTCTGACGGCCGGTGATCTCCGCACGCCCCTGATGCTCCTGGCGGCCGTCGCCGTCGGCCGGGCACTGGTCGGCTGGCTCACCGAACTGGCCGCGCACCGGGCGAGCGCGGCGGTGAAGTCGGAGCTGCGGGGCCGGCTGCTGGAACGGGCGACCGCGCTGGGGCCCGGATGGCTGAGCGGCCAGCGGACCGGATCGCTGGTCGCCCTCGCCACACGCGGTGTCGACGCCCTCGACGACTACTTCTCCCGCTATCTGCCGCAGCTCGGGCTCGCGGTGGTCGTACCGGTGGCGGTGCTGGCCTGGATCGTCACCGAGGACTGGGTATCGGCGGCCATCATCGTCGGCACCCTGCCGCTCATCCCGATCTTCATGGTGCTGATCGGCTGGGCCACGCAGTCCCGGATGGACCGGCAGTGGAGGCTGCTGTCCCGGCTGTCCGGGCACTTCCTGGACGTGGTGGCGGGGCTGCCGACGCTGAAGGTGTTCGGGCGGGCCAAGGCGCAGGCGGAGTCGATCAAACGCATCACGGGTGAGTACCGGCGGGCGACCATGCGGACCCTGCGGATCGCCTTCCTGTCGTCCTTCGCGCTGGAACTGCTCGCCACACTGTCGGTGGCGCTCGTCGCCGTGACCATCGGCATGCGCCTCGTCCACGGCGAGATGGACCTGTACGTCGGACTGGTGATCCTCGTCCTCGCGCCCGAGGCGTATCTGCCGCTGCGGCAGGTCGGGGCCCAGTACCACGCAGCGGCCGAGGGACTCGCGGCGGCCGAGGAGATCTTCTCGGTGCTGGAGACCCCCGCCCCTCAGCCGGGGACCGGACCGGTGCCGCCGGACGGTTCGCTGTCCTTCGAGGGCGTCACCGTCCGCTACCCCGGCCGGTCCGCGGACGCCGTGTCGGACCTGACGCTCACCGTCGAGCCCGGGGAGACGGTCGCGCTCGTGGGGCCGAGCGGTGCGGGCAAGTCCACGGTGCTCAGCGTCCTGCTGGGATTCGTACGTCCGACGGCGGGCCGGGTGCGGATCGGGGGAGCCGATCTGTCCGGCCTGGACCTGGCGCAGTGGCATGCCCGTGTGAACTGGGTGCCGCAGCGGCCCCACCTGTACGCCGGGACCATCGCGGAGAACGTGCGGCTGGCCCGGCCCGGGGCGGATGACACGGCGGTACGGCGGGCCCTGCGCGACGCCGGGGCGCTCACGTTCGTGGAGGCGCTGCCCGCGGGGATGGACACGGTGCTCGGCGAGGACGGGGCCGGGCTCTCGGCCGGGCAGCGGCAGCGCCTCGCGCTGGCGCGTGCCTTCCTCGCGGACCGGCCGGTGCTGCTGCTCGACGAGCCGACCGCCGCTCTGGACGGGGCGACCGAGGCCGAGATCGTGGCAGCGGTGCGGCGGCTCGCGCGGGGACGGACGGTGCTGCTGGTGGCGCACCGGCCGGCGCTGCTGGAGCTGGCGGACCGGGTGGTGCGTCTGGCGGAGCCCGCGGCGACGGACGGGCCGCGCCCGGCATCCTGGGCCGCGCCCCGCCCGATCGAGGAGCCGGCCGGCGCCCACGCCGAGGACCGGGCCACCGCCCCCGGCGTCGGGCAGGCCGGTGCCGGGGACGCCTCCGCCGGTGGGCGCGGGGGCGTCCTGGCCCGGGTACGGGCGATGTCCGCCGCCCGGCGCGGTCGGCTCGGGCTCGCGTTGCTGCTCGGCAGCCTGGCGCTCGGCAGCGCCGTCGGCCTCATGGCCACCTCCGGCTGGCTCATCTCCCGGGCGTCGCAACAGCCGCCCGTTCTCTATCTGATGGTGGCCGTGACGGCGACGCGTGCCTTCGGGATCGGACGGGCCGTCTTCCGGTACGGGGAACGGCTGGTGTCGCACGACGCGGTACTGCGGATGCTGGCCGACACAAGGGTCGCCGTCTACCGGCGGCTGGAGCGGCTCGCCCCCGCCGGCCTGCTCCACCGCCGCCGGGGCGATCTGCTGACCCGGCTCGTCGCCGACGTGGACGCGCTGCAGGACTACTGGCTGCGCTGGCTGCTGCCGGCCGCCGCCGCGGTGGCCGTCTCGGTGGCCTCGGCCGGCTTCACGGCCTGGCTGCTGCCGGAGGCCGGTGCCGTCCTCGCGGCCGGGCTGCTCGCGGCCGGGGCGGGCGTGCCGCTGATCACCGGCGCCGTGGCACGGCGGGCCGAGCGCAGGCTGGCGCCCGCCCGGGGCGTCCTGGCGACCCGGGTGGCCGACCTGCTCACCGGCACCGCCGAACTGACCGTGGCCGGCGCACTGCCCGCGCGCACCGCTGATGTGCGGCGGGCCGACGCGACCCTCACCCGGATCACCTCACGGGCCGCGACGGCCACCGCGCTCGGCAGCGGGCTGACCGCTCTGGTGTCCGGGCTCACCGTCGCCGCCGCCGCGCTGGTCGCGGTGCGGGCGGTGGCCGAAGGCAGGCTCGACGGGCTGCTGGCGGCGGTCGTCGTCCTGACCCCGCTGGCCGCCTTCGAGGCCGTCCTCGGGCTGCCGCTCGCCGTGCAGTTCCGGCAGCGGGTGCGCAGGAGTGCCGAGCGCGTCCACGAGGTGCTGGACGCACCCGAGCCGGTACGCGAGCCGGAACGGCCCCGGCAGGCGCCCGCCACACCGTTCCCCGTGGTGCTCAGGGGCCTCACGGCCCGCCACCCGGGGCAGGACGGCGACGCCCTCGCCGGGATCGACCTGACACTGGCGCGGGGCCGCCGGATCGCCGTCGTCGGGCCGTCCGGGTCGGGCAAGACGACGCTGGCGCAGGTACTGCTGCGGTTCCTGGACCCGGAGGCGGGCACGTACACGCTGGCCGGGACCGACGCCCGGGACCTGGACGGGGACGAGGTGCGGCGGCTCGTCGGGCTGTGCGCCCAGGACGCGCACCTCTTCGACAGCTCGGTGCGCGAGAACCTGCTGCTGGCCCGGAGGGACGCCACCGACGCCGACCTGCGGGACGCCCTGGGGCGGGCCCGGCTGCTGGAGTGGGCCGACGGTCTGCCCGAGGGCCTCGACACGCTGGTCGGGGAGCACGGGGCGCGGCTGTCCGGCGGCCAGCGCCAGCGGCTGGCGCTGGCCCGGGCGCTCCTCGCCGACTTCCCCGTCCTGGTGCTGGACGAGCCCGCCGAGCATCTCGACCTGCCGACCGCCGACGCGCTCACCGCGGATCTGCTGGACGCCACCGAAGGCCGTACGACCCTGCTGATCACCCACCGGCTGGCCGGCCTGGCCGCCGTGGACGAGGTGGTCGTCCTGGACGAGGGCCGCGTCGTGCAGCGCGGGACCTTCGACGAGCTCGCCGCCGCCGAGGGGCCGCTGCGGACGATGATCGAGCGGGAGGCGGCGGCGGAGCTGCTGGTGGGGGCGGAGTGA
- a CDS encoding GAF domain-containing protein, producing the protein MPTAPAPGPRPSPQGISAEFVARVPKLLEAVRSVGSGLELHSTLVRICETAADLAGARYAAIGVLAEDGDELADFVHHGVEEGTARRIGHPPDGHQGLPGALIRDPEPVRLEDLTADVRACGFPAHHPPMRGFLGVPIRVRGEVFGNLYLTDKRGGEPFTDDDLAMVRVLAAEAGIAIGNARLYEAAQQRERWIDGSVAVTTALLSGDGGEDALHVVAEQARRLSAAAAGIVLLPADGGGLEIAAVASEGPTEALGTVLRPRRGAVAELLEGRAVFVEDAATDPRLDTGLARGYGPAMLLPLRSGDRVLGGLVTPRARGQRPFSRNERALAVRFAAQAALALMMAEAQRDRERLAVYEDRDRIARDLHDLVVQRLFATGMLLEHAQRRSAVPEVREGIGRAVGELDVTIQEIRSAVFALRQPAEEEPGLRGRVLREIATAAVPLGFTPSCRFAGPVDGAVGDLTGKNLVAALREALSNAFRHARASRIDVVVDATVTLPGGRPGVRLTVADDGVGIPEGGRRSGLANLRRRAECLGGSSRHGPGIGADGGGTALVWEAPY; encoded by the coding sequence ATGCCCACCGCACCGGCTCCCGGACCCCGGCCGTCCCCGCAGGGGATCAGCGCCGAGTTCGTCGCGCGGGTGCCGAAGCTGCTGGAGGCGGTGCGGTCGGTCGGCAGCGGCCTGGAGCTGCACTCCACGCTGGTCCGGATCTGTGAGACGGCGGCCGATCTGGCGGGCGCCCGCTACGCGGCGATAGGCGTCCTCGCGGAGGACGGGGACGAACTGGCCGACTTCGTGCATCACGGCGTCGAAGAGGGGACGGCCCGCCGGATCGGCCACCCGCCCGACGGGCACCAGGGCCTGCCGGGCGCCCTCATCCGCGACCCGGAGCCGGTCCGACTGGAGGACCTGACCGCGGACGTGCGCGCGTGCGGGTTCCCCGCGCACCATCCGCCGATGCGCGGGTTCCTCGGCGTCCCGATCCGGGTGCGGGGCGAGGTCTTCGGGAACCTGTATCTGACCGACAAGCGGGGAGGCGAACCGTTCACCGACGACGACCTCGCGATGGTGCGGGTGCTGGCCGCCGAGGCCGGCATCGCCATCGGAAACGCCCGGCTGTACGAGGCCGCCCAGCAGCGGGAGCGCTGGATCGACGGGTCGGTGGCGGTCACCACGGCGCTGCTCTCCGGTGACGGCGGCGAAGACGCCCTCCACGTGGTCGCCGAGCAGGCCCGCCGGCTCTCCGCCGCCGCCGCCGGGATCGTCCTGCTGCCGGCCGACGGGGGCGGCCTGGAGATCGCGGCCGTCGCCTCGGAGGGGCCGACCGAGGCGCTGGGCACGGTCCTCCGGCCGCGCCGTGGGGCCGTCGCCGAGCTCCTGGAGGGACGCGCCGTGTTCGTGGAGGACGCCGCCACCGATCCCCGCCTGGACACCGGACTCGCCCGCGGCTACGGACCGGCCATGCTGCTGCCCCTGCGCAGTGGCGACCGTGTGCTGGGCGGGCTCGTCACCCCCCGGGCGCGCGGGCAGCGCCCGTTCTCGCGGAACGAGCGCGCCCTGGCGGTCCGGTTCGCCGCGCAGGCCGCGCTCGCGCTGATGATGGCCGAGGCGCAGCGGGACCGGGAACGGCTCGCGGTGTACGAGGACCGGGACCGCATCGCCCGTGATCTGCACGACCTCGTCGTGCAGCGGCTGTTCGCCACCGGGATGCTGCTGGAGCACGCCCAGCGCCGGTCGGCCGTGCCCGAGGTGCGCGAGGGCATCGGCAGGGCCGTCGGCGAACTCGACGTGACCATTCAGGAGATCCGCTCGGCCGTCTTCGCGCTGCGGCAGCCGGCCGAGGAGGAGCCGGGGCTGCGCGGGCGGGTGCTGCGGGAGATCGCCACGGCCGCGGTGCCGCTGGGGTTCACACCTTCCTGCCGCTTCGCCGGTCCCGTCGACGGCGCGGTGGGTGATCTGACGGGCAAGAACCTCGTCGCCGCCCTGCGGGAAGCCCTCTCCAACGCCTTTCGGCACGCCAGGGCCTCCCGGATCGACGTCGTCGTCGACGCGACCGTGACCCTGCCGGGCGGCCGGCCGGGCGTCCGGCTGACCGTCGCCGACGACGGTGTCGGCATCCCGGAGGGCGGGCGGCGCAGCGGACTGGCGAACCTGCGGCGCCGAGCCGAGTGCCTGGGAGGATCCAGCCGGCACGGGCCGGGCATCGGGGCGGACGGCGGCGGCACCGCGCTGGTGTGGGAGGCGCCGTACTGA
- a CDS encoding M23 family metallopeptidase, translating into MRSHRRPRLLVPALLCALAVLAARPTDVTDNPPNSGVRLSAEVARLYEAAAATAREYEAVRRAAEEERAKARRIEKLLDRRRREIAVMHKDLGRIAREQYRNGGGLPLTVQMILTENPEKLMRGHRAVWRADAAVDHALERSRRAEARLTADEAKAATARQRLERRNAELARLKQGIERQLRAARARLQGRADTSVAAGACPGAVRLDQPKTDVTRAWVAPVETYRLSASFGSGGKRWAHRHTGQDFAVPVGTPVRAVGAGRVVQVACTGPFGIQAVVQHPGGYYTQYAHLAAVAVDQGERVAPGQWIGQSGSTGNSSGPHLHFEVRVTASMGSAVDPVPWLARRGVTL; encoded by the coding sequence ATGCGCTCACATCGCCGCCCCCGGCTGCTCGTTCCAGCACTGCTGTGCGCGCTCGCCGTGCTCGCGGCCCGCCCGACCGATGTCACGGACAATCCTCCCAACTCCGGTGTGCGGCTGAGCGCGGAGGTGGCCCGGCTGTACGAGGCGGCCGCCGCGACGGCCCGGGAGTACGAGGCGGTGCGGCGTGCGGCCGAGGAGGAACGGGCGAAGGCCCGGCGGATCGAGAAGCTGCTCGACCGCCGGCGCCGGGAGATCGCCGTCATGCACAAGGATCTCGGACGGATCGCGCGTGAGCAGTACCGCAATGGCGGTGGGCTGCCGCTGACCGTGCAGATGATCCTCACGGAGAACCCGGAGAAGCTGATGCGTGGTCACCGGGCGGTGTGGCGGGCGGACGCGGCCGTCGACCACGCCCTGGAGAGGAGCAGACGGGCCGAGGCGCGGCTCACCGCCGACGAGGCGAAGGCCGCGACGGCCCGGCAGCGGCTGGAACGGCGGAACGCCGAGCTGGCCCGGCTGAAACAGGGCATCGAGCGCCAACTCCGGGCTGCGCGGGCGCGGCTGCAGGGACGGGCGGACACCTCCGTGGCGGCCGGAGCGTGTCCCGGCGCGGTCCGGCTCGACCAGCCGAAGACGGACGTCACACGCGCGTGGGTGGCGCCGGTGGAGACGTACCGGCTGTCCGCGTCCTTCGGCAGCGGCGGGAAGCGATGGGCTCACCGGCACACCGGGCAGGACTTCGCGGTCCCGGTGGGGACGCCGGTACGCGCGGTGGGTGCGGGCCGGGTGGTGCAGGTGGCGTGTACGGGGCCCTTCGGCATACAGGCCGTCGTCCAGCACCCGGGCGGCTACTACACGCAGTACGCCCATCTCGCCGCCGTCGCCGTCGACCAGGGGGAGCGCGTCGCCCCGGGCCAGTGGATCGGCCAGTCGGGCAGCACGGGCAATTCCTCCGGGCCGCATCTGCACTTCGAGGTGCGGGTCACCGCGTCGATGGGATCGGCGGTGGATCCGGTGCCGTGGCTGGCGCGGCGGGGGGTGACGCTGTGA
- a CDS encoding Cof-type HAD-IIB family hydrolase — protein sequence MRDNGRVTSATRQPETPAPTVPPRLIATDLDGTLLRDDKSVSPRTVAALAAAEEAGIEVFFVTGRPARWMDVVSDHVHGHGLAICGNGAAVVDLHGGPGAHRFVKVRELARENALDTVRLLREAAPGTVYAVEQPHDFNQEPGYPKLHVEVPDVFAPAEELLGPDGPAADDPVLKILAFHPDLDPDAFLTLARLAVGDRATVTRSSPSALLEISGPGVSKASTLALCCAERGISHEEVVAFGDMPNDVEMLTWAGQSYAMGNAHPDVIAAASGQTVANNEDGVAVVIERMLAERF from the coding sequence ATGCGGGACAATGGCCGGGTGACCTCAGCGACTCGACAGCCAGAGACACCGGCCCCGACCGTCCCCCCGCGGCTGATCGCCACCGATCTGGACGGCACACTGCTGCGGGACGACAAGTCGGTCTCCCCGCGTACGGTCGCCGCGCTGGCCGCCGCCGAGGAGGCCGGCATCGAGGTCTTCTTCGTCACCGGCCGCCCGGCCCGCTGGATGGACGTCGTCAGTGACCACGTCCACGGTCACGGTCTCGCCATCTGCGGCAACGGCGCGGCCGTCGTCGACCTGCACGGCGGCCCCGGCGCCCACCGGTTCGTGAAGGTGCGGGAGCTGGCCCGGGAGAACGCGCTGGACACCGTACGGCTGCTGCGCGAGGCGGCGCCGGGCACGGTGTACGCGGTCGAGCAGCCGCACGACTTCAACCAGGAGCCGGGGTACCCGAAGCTGCACGTGGAGGTCCCCGACGTGTTCGCGCCCGCCGAGGAACTCCTCGGCCCGGACGGGCCCGCCGCGGACGACCCGGTGCTCAAGATCCTCGCCTTCCATCCCGACCTCGACCCCGACGCCTTCCTCACACTGGCCCGGCTGGCCGTCGGCGACCGGGCCACCGTGACCCGGTCCAGCCCCAGCGCCCTGCTGGAGATCAGCGGACCGGGTGTCTCCAAGGCCAGCACGCTCGCCCTGTGCTGCGCGGAGCGCGGCATCTCCCACGAGGAGGTCGTCGCCTTCGGGGACATGCCGAACGACGTCGAGATGCTCACCTGGGCCGGCCAGTCCTACGCGATGGGCAACGCGCACCCCGACGTGATCGCCGCCGCGTCGGGGCAGACGGTCGCCAACAACGAGGACGGGGTCGCTGTCGTCATCGAGCGGATGCTGGCGGAACGTTTCTGA
- a CDS encoding LLM class flavin-dependent oxidoreductase: MSLRLSTVILPYRRWHEGGRWAWTHAEELGFHAAYTYDHLSWRSFRDGPWFGAVPTLTAAATATERLRLGTLVTSPNFRHPVTLAKELISLDDISGGRITLGVGAGGTGFDATALGQEPWTPRERADRFAEFVALLDRLLTQDSVSYEGDFYAAHEARNIPGCAQRPRLPFAVAATGPRGLRLAARYGQAWVTTGDPKLYENGTPEQSVQALRGQIDRLADACAEAGREATGLGKVLLTGFTPDRGRPLESLDAFVEFAGRHQELGFTEIVVHWPIPESDFAADQKVFEQIAMEAPAQLR; encoded by the coding sequence ATGAGTCTGCGTCTGAGCACCGTGATCCTCCCGTACCGCCGCTGGCACGAGGGGGGCCGTTGGGCCTGGACGCATGCCGAGGAGCTCGGCTTCCACGCGGCCTACACCTACGACCACCTGTCCTGGCGCAGCTTCCGGGACGGCCCCTGGTTCGGGGCGGTGCCCACGCTCACCGCCGCCGCGACGGCCACCGAGCGGCTGCGCCTGGGCACCCTGGTGACCTCACCGAACTTCCGGCACCCGGTGACTCTCGCCAAGGAGCTGATCTCCCTCGACGACATCTCCGGTGGGCGGATCACGCTGGGCGTCGGCGCGGGCGGCACCGGCTTCGACGCCACCGCGCTGGGGCAGGAGCCGTGGACGCCGCGCGAGCGGGCCGACCGGTTCGCCGAGTTCGTCGCCCTCCTCGACCGGCTGCTCACCCAGGACTCGGTGTCGTACGAGGGGGACTTCTACGCGGCGCACGAGGCGCGCAACATCCCCGGGTGCGCGCAGCGGCCCCGGCTGCCCTTCGCGGTCGCCGCCACCGGGCCGCGCGGGCTGCGGCTCGCCGCACGGTACGGACAGGCGTGGGTGACCACGGGCGACCCGAAGCTGTACGAGAACGGCACCCCCGAGCAGTCGGTTCAGGCGCTGCGCGGGCAGATCGATCGGCTGGCCGACGCCTGTGCCGAGGCCGGGCGCGAGGCCACCGGGCTCGGCAAGGTCCTGCTCACCGGTTTCACTCCGGACCGGGGCCGGCCGCTGGAGTCCCTGGACGCGTTCGTGGAGTTCGCGGGCCGGCATCAGGAGCTCGGCTTCACGGAGATCGTCGTGCACTGGCCGATCCCGGAATCGGACTTCGCGGCCGACCAGAAGGTCTTCGAGCAGATCGCCATGGAGGCTCCGGCGCAGCTGCGCTGA
- a CDS encoding SDR family oxidoreductase — MTVLEGARERRVHSGGVDLCVAEMGDARQPTVVLVHGYPDSKEVWSEVAARLADRFHVVLYDVRGHGGSTAPRPLRGGFTLEKLTDDLLAVADAVSPGRPVHLVGHDWGSVQGWEFVTVRRAEGRIASFTSVSGPSLDHFGHWLTERAGRPTPRHVGQLLGQGARSWYVYALHTPVLPELAWRGPLGKRWPGLLRRVEKPPTDGYPTPSLPRDAAHGTWLYRDNVRARLRRPRTDAYAHAPVQLVVPLKDAFLSERLYDGLERWVPRLTRRTLPARHWVPRTRPDLLAVWITDFVTAVESDRPAVVAAGAYTDRFAGQLVLVTGAGGGIGRATALAFARSGARVVAVDRDAGAAAHTAELARDAGAPAAWAETADVSDEQAMEKLAARVAAEYGVVDVLVNNAGIGLAGSFFDTTPEDWKKVLDVNLWGVIHGCRLFGRRMSERGQGGHIVNVASAAAYQPSRALAAYGASKAAVLMLSESLRAELAGRGIGVTAVCPGPVTTGITATAHFAGAGADEEERRRKRAARLYGLRNYPPEKVADAILDAVVRDRAVVPVTPEARGARLLARFLPRVSRAVARVKPPL, encoded by the coding sequence GTGACGGTGCTCGAAGGTGCGCGGGAACGGCGGGTGCACTCCGGCGGAGTCGACCTGTGCGTGGCCGAGATGGGGGACGCGCGGCAGCCGACGGTCGTCCTGGTGCACGGTTACCCGGACAGCAAGGAGGTCTGGTCGGAGGTGGCCGCACGCCTGGCGGACCGCTTCCACGTGGTGCTGTACGACGTCCGGGGCCACGGCGGATCGACGGCGCCGCGCCCCTTGCGGGGCGGGTTCACGCTGGAGAAGCTCACCGACGACTTACTGGCGGTCGCGGACGCCGTCAGCCCCGGCCGGCCGGTGCATCTGGTGGGGCACGACTGGGGCTCGGTGCAGGGCTGGGAGTTCGTCACCGTCCGGCGCGCCGAAGGGCGGATCGCCTCCTTCACCTCGGTGTCCGGCCCGTCCCTCGACCACTTCGGGCACTGGCTCACCGAACGGGCCGGACGGCCCACCCCGCGCCACGTCGGCCAGCTCCTCGGCCAGGGCGCCAGGTCCTGGTACGTCTACGCGCTGCACACGCCGGTGCTGCCCGAGCTGGCCTGGCGCGGCCCGCTCGGCAAGCGCTGGCCGGGCCTCCTGCGCCGCGTCGAGAAGCCGCCCACGGACGGATATCCGACCCCGTCGCTACCGAGGGACGCGGCCCACGGCACGTGGCTGTACCGGGACAACGTACGGGCCCGGCTGCGCCGCCCGCGCACGGACGCGTACGCCCACGCCCCCGTGCAGCTCGTCGTCCCCCTGAAGGACGCCTTCCTCTCCGAGCGGCTCTACGACGGGCTGGAGCGGTGGGTACCGCGTCTGACCCGGCGCACGCTGCCGGCCCGGCACTGGGTCCCGCGCACCCGGCCCGACCTGCTGGCGGTCTGGATCACGGACTTCGTCACCGCCGTGGAGAGCGACCGTCCGGCGGTGGTGGCGGCCGGGGCGTACACCGACCGCTTCGCCGGGCAGCTCGTCCTGGTCACCGGCGCGGGCGGCGGCATCGGGCGGGCGACCGCGCTCGCGTTCGCCCGGTCCGGGGCGCGTGTGGTGGCCGTCGACCGGGACGCCGGGGCAGCGGCGCACACCGCCGAGCTGGCCCGCGACGCCGGTGCTCCCGCCGCCTGGGCCGAGACCGCGGACGTCTCCGACGAACAGGCGATGGAGAAACTGGCCGCGCGGGTCGCCGCCGAGTACGGCGTGGTGGACGTCCTGGTCAACAACGCCGGAATCGGGCTGGCGGGCTCCTTCTTCGACACCACCCCGGAGGACTGGAAGAAGGTCCTCGACGTCAACCTGTGGGGGGTGATCCACGGCTGCCGCCTCTTCGGCCGGCGGATGTCCGAGCGCGGACAGGGCGGCCACATCGTCAATGTCGCCTCGGCGGCCGCCTACCAGCCCTCCAGGGCCCTTGCCGCCTACGGTGCCTCCAAGGCGGCGGTGCTGATGCTGAGCGAGTCCCTGCGCGCCGAGCTGGCCGGCCGGGGCATCGGCGTGACGGCGGTGTGCCCGGGGCCGGTCACCACCGGCATCACCGCCACCGCGCACTTCGCCGGGGCCGGCGCCGACGAGGAGGAGCGGCGCCGCAAGCGCGCCGCGCGTCTGTACGGGTTGCGCAACTATCCGCCGGAGAAGGTGGCCGACGCGATTCTGGACGCGGTCGTGCGCGACAGGGCCGTCGTGCCCGTCACGCCCGAGGCCCGGGGGGCGCGTCTGCTGGCCCGGTTCCTGCCTCGGGTCTCGCGGGCGGTGGCGCGCGTGAAACCGCCGCTGTGA
- a CDS encoding ABC transporter ATP-binding protein, with protein MIATESLSKRFPKVTALDRLTVDIGPGVTGLVGANGAGKSTLIKILLGLSPATEGRAEVLGLDVATEGAAIRERVGYMPEHDCLPPDVSATEFVVHMARMSGLPPTAARERTADTLRHVGLYEERYRPIGGYSTGMKQRVKLAQALVHDPQLVFLDEPTNGLDPVGRDEMLGLIRRVHTDFGISVLVTSHLLGELERTCDHVVVIDGGKLLRASSTTDFTQTTTTLAIEVTDTDAHPDGTRAVRDALHARGVTVQDGSGLPGAGHVLLLTVTAEETYDLVRDVIADLGLGLVRMEQRRHHIAEVFTAGDGQDERDEQRKEAVGHGG; from the coding sequence GTGATCGCGACCGAAAGCCTGAGCAAGCGGTTCCCCAAGGTGACCGCGCTCGACCGGCTCACCGTGGACATAGGGCCCGGTGTGACCGGACTCGTCGGCGCCAACGGAGCCGGCAAGTCCACCCTGATCAAGATCCTGCTGGGCCTGTCCCCCGCCACCGAGGGACGTGCCGAAGTGCTCGGACTCGACGTCGCCACCGAGGGCGCCGCCATCCGCGAACGGGTCGGCTACATGCCGGAGCACGACTGCCTGCCGCCGGACGTCTCGGCCACCGAGTTCGTCGTCCACATGGCGCGCATGTCCGGCCTGCCCCCCACCGCGGCGCGTGAACGCACCGCGGACACCCTGCGCCACGTCGGCCTCTACGAGGAGCGCTACCGCCCCATCGGCGGCTACTCCACCGGCATGAAGCAGCGCGTGAAGCTCGCCCAGGCACTCGTCCACGACCCGCAGCTCGTCTTCCTCGACGAGCCGACCAACGGCCTCGACCCGGTCGGCCGCGACGAGATGCTCGGCCTGATCCGCCGCGTCCACACCGACTTCGGCATCTCGGTCCTGGTCACCTCCCATCTGCTGGGCGAACTGGAGCGCACCTGCGACCACGTCGTCGTCATCGACGGCGGCAAGCTGCTGCGCGCCAGCTCCACCACCGACTTCACCCAGACCACGACCACCCTCGCGATCGAGGTCACCGACACCGACGCGCACCCCGACGGCACCCGCGCGGTGCGCGACGCGCTCCACGCGCGCGGGGTGACCGTCCAGGACGGCAGCGGCCTGCCGGGCGCGGGCCATGTGCTGCTGCTGACCGTGACGGCCGAGGAGACCTACGACCTGGTCCGGGACGTCATCGCCGACCTCGGCCTTGGCCTGGTGCGCATGGAGCAGCGCCGGCACCACATCGCCGAGGTCTTCACCGCCGGCGACGGGCAGGACGAGCGCGACGAGCAGCGGAAGGAGGCGGTCGGCCATGGCGGCTGA